In Candidatus Neomarinimicrobiota bacterium, the genomic window GATGGGGTCGTACCTCTTCGGCAGCGCCCCGTGGCACACCTTCACCAATAAGTCCGCGGAGGCGTTACTCATTTGTCACAAGCAGACAGGATGATCCGCCAAAACCCCCGTCAAAGACTGAGGGGCAGGTGTCCCACAAGGGGCGGACAGGCAGAACAAACATGAACCATCCCATAACTGAGGGATTACCCCGTTAATCTTGTTCATCCTTTTAAAAATGTTTCTGAGGCTTAAATTCCCACCATGAAAATTGCCGTAAGCACCGATGAGCGAACGAGTCTCGTAAACACCATCTTGAAGGATCTCGGAGAACGGGGCCACGAGGTGATCTATTTCGGGCCGGAGGGAGACGATTCAGTTGACTGGCCCGAAGTAACCCATCAGGCGGCGACCTTAGTGACCGGTGGGGGAGCCGATGAAGGTATTGTCATGTGCTGGACCGGCACCGGCGCTTCCATCGCCGCTAATAAAGTTAACGGCATTCGGGCCGCCCTCTGCTACGACGCCGAAACAGCCAAAGGGGCCCGCACCTGGAATCACGCCAACGTCCTCGCCCTGAGCCTCCGCGCTACCTCCGAACCACTGGTGAAAGAAATTCTCGACGCGTGGTTCGATACGCCGTACAGTGACGACGAGTGGAACCTGAAGCAGATCGAGCGTATCAGGAAGCTGGAGCAGGAACAGTCCGAAGACCCTGGCGCATGAGCCGGGGATCAGCTTCAAGCTGATAACAACCGCGTCATGATTGTGCTCATCGCCTTCCTGATTCCCACCATCAATGTATTGTGTGTGTCGGTTCTGGCTGTCTACGGCATCGTCAGCTTTTATCCTCGCCCGGCAGATGGGCAGTGACGCCGATCTTATGGCGTTGATTATCTCCTTTCAGACATTGGCGGCCATGGTGTCACTGCCGCTGCTTCTGCTGACGCAAATATAGGAGGGTTAGCGCACTATTTAATAGCGCCAGCTTCTGAGGTCAGCTCCGGGCGGTGCCGTTTTTTCCATCCGTTCTACTGCCTCAGGAATAAACATCTGATTGTACCGCAGCCGGGATAGGGCGTTGGGGTGGGTGTGGTCGCCGTTCCAGCAGTGCTCCGCACGATCACCGTAATCAACCTCACCGTTGTAATACGGGTTTGTGGTCCCTTCGAGAAATTCTTCCATGAGGTAGACAGCATTGTTCAAATAATAGTTATCCATATCTCCGCAGTAAACGTGGATTTTCCCCTTCAGCTTGTGACCGATCTCTCCCCAGTCCCGTTCCAGCACGTAACGAAGATCGTAGTTCTCCCGCCAGTAGTCGGCCACTTTCTTATCAATCTCTCCCGTATATTTGTCCCAGATCGGCTTAGGATAGCCGTCCGGCCCCATGGGACTGTACACCGCTTGCCAGATATCCCACTGATCGCCTGAGCGACTGTTAGTTCCGATAGCCAGCTCCATGTGGTTCATCTGCTCTACAGTAGCGTTCACTTCACCCAGATAATTCCTGTGGGCCGGCGTCGCCACCTGTTTGAATGAGCCACTTCTGTAATAGGCATTCTCGTCTTCATAGATATTTACCAGGCAATACGCCCGGAAATCAATAGGATCGGGGCACGCCGCAAAACAGCCGTTATACTCATCGGGATAGAACACCTGCACTGCCAGCGCTTCCCAGCCGCCGGTGGAACCACCGTAGAGGAACCTCGCCCACCCTTCGCCGATGCCGCGGAACTTCTCTTCGATGTAAGGAATCAACTCGTAGGTGATGGCGTCACCGTAGGGGCCAAGGTTGGCGGAATTGACAGCATAGGAATCGTCATAGTACGGATTCTGATGCTGAATCTCAATCACCAGTACCCGCGGAAAGTCGGGGCTCGTCCAGTCTTCGTAAAGTTGATATTCATGCTCCTGAACAGTACGGTTGTACCCTTCCCAGTCAAAGCGGGCGCTGTACTGAGGCTCCAGATCGGGATCGGGCGGATCTGTCCGGAAGCCGCCGAAATCGTGAGGGTAGTGACCATGAAAAATCATGAGCGGGTATTTCGCCTCGGAATGTTCGTCAAAGCCTTCCGGCAACAGGACATGCGCGCCGAGGTATATGGGGCGGTCCCAGAACTCCGTCAGCAGCTTGCTCTGAATCCTGACATGTTTGATATATTCGGTATCCTCCGGCGGCTCAATCGGCGGGATTACCTGGTCAAGTGTAATGTTCACCGTCTTTTTCTTGCCCGGATCCAAAAACATTTTCTGGGGCTTGGAATAGAGATTCCCCGGAGAACGGTTCCATCTTTGTCCCTCTCCGTTGTCCACGGGAAGTTTGACGGTGTGCCCCGTCTTCAGGTTGAACGTCTCATAAGTATGCAACAGCCCCTGCACCCAATACTCCCCAGCCGGGATATTATCCAACGATTCGATGGGATAGCCAAAGACAGTACTGTCAATCACGACCCCTTTCTTCGGCTGGGGGCCCATAGCATCGACACCGTAGACAAGACCCGTATTAGCGTGATAAGTAATCTGAAATCTCGGCTCCTTTGCGCCATCTTTCGCCAGCAGAAGCAGGACGCGCCCTTCCATCAGTTTCCCATCTCTCTCCTGTGGATAATCGATTACAAACCGCAGTTTGCCGGCAGAAAGCAGTCCGGTGGTGAGCGAAAGAGTTAGAAGAATTGATGTTATTCTACGCATGTTTTCCCCTCTTTGAATCTCACGCCGCGGCAGAAAAACTTACCGCGGCAGCTCTTTCGGCATATCCGCCACCACATAAGCCATGACGGCCATGGCGGCGACGCAGAGGTTCATCTCATGGGGATCGAGCTTGTCCATGGTGTCGGCGTTGGTGTGGTGGTACCAGAAATAGTTAGAACCGTCCACATTCAGGCCCATCCCCGGCACACCCTCTTTCATGATGGGACCGATGTCAGCGCCACCGCCCTTTTCCTTGATTTCACCGGCGCCGATGGGTTGCAGAAGTTGAGCAATTTTACGTATGATTGAAAGAGCCTCGGGTGACCCCGAAAATCCAAAACCTTCAGGCTTGAACACGCCGGCATCCGACTCCATGGCAAGAATGTGATTATCTAATTCCTCTCTGTGTGCGTCGCGATAGCCGTTGCCGCCCCGGAGACCGTTCTCTTCGTTTGTCCACAGCACTACCCGCACCGTCCGGCGCGGGCGCAGACCGAGGTCTTGCATCAGCTTCACCGCCTGCCACGCCGCAACGCAGCCGCCACCGTCATCCATGGCCCCCTGACCTACATCCCACGAATCGATATGACCTCCAAGGACAACTATCTCTTCGGGCTTCTCCCGTCCCACCAGCTCCGCCACTACATTGCGGGAAGGGACATCGTCCTCGAAATGGGCCTCCATGTAAAGGGTCACCACGATCCGTTCGCCACGCTTTGCCGTCCGTCCCAGCATCGCCGCATCTTCCACTGTAATGGCAGCGTGGGGAATCTTGGGTACATCCTCTTCGTAGCTCATCCCGCCGGTGTGAGGCGTATTCATGGAGAACGGCCCCACAGAACGAATCAGACTCGCCACTCCTCCGGCCTTGGCCGCGGCACTGGCACCGGCATAGCGGTAACGGACAGTCTCACCGTAGTTAGTAAACGGCACGTTGAACAGAACGATCTTGCCCTCGGCTTCATCCGCCCTCTTTTCCAGCTCCTCAAAACTTCCTACCACCAAAACTTCAGCCGTGATACCCTCCGCGGGCGTCGCTACACTGCCACCGAGGCCGAGCATGGCTAACTCCTTTTTCCATGGTGCCTCCAGCCGAGCCCACTCATTCCCGCGCACCCATCGGGGAATCATCACTTCCTCGCCGCGGACATTCTCAAAGCCATCTTGTCTCATCTCTTCAAGAATCCAGTCGATGGCATCTTCCAGATTCTTTGTTCCGCTGAAGCGGGGACCGAAACTGTCTGTCAGTTCGGCGAGGCGGTTATAGGCAAAACTGTCGGCAAGGGCGGCGGAGATGAGTTGAACTGCTGCCGCTTGATACACTGATGAAACAGGCGTAGCGCCAGTACCTTCCCGGCGCAACCCCGGCGAAGCGGCACAGCCCAAGAGGTACAGCACAAGAAGGCCGACTGTCAACTTTGGAATGGTGCTATACGCGCGTTTGATCATAATCTCCCCGCGGAATGCTTAATTAATGATCTGGTGTGAGTTGGGATATTGAGGGGAGATTCTTAAACAGGCAAGAGGAATTTGTTCTCTAAATGAACGCTCGCCTTTTTATAAGTCCCTCTCTCACCCATCACAGAAGGAATCAACAGGTGATACCATCGATCAACAATGCATCTTCTCAGATGCATGTTGGGAAGATTACCTTCTCTATCTATGCGTCGTAGTACAGATAAAACTCGTAGGGGTGCGGACGTTGAGCCAGCGGAGCAAGTTCCTCCTCCCGCTTCCATTCGATCCACGTTTCGATGAGGTCATCGGTAAAGACGCCGCCTTCCGCCAGAAAGGCGTGATCGTTCTCCAGCGCATCGAGAGCCTCTTCCAGCGAGCCGGGCGTGTGACTGTACCCTTCCATTTCATCGGGCTTCATTTCGTAGATATCACGATCCAGCGGTTTACCGGGATCGATTTTGTTCTGGATGCCGTCAATGACCGCCATGAGCATCGCTGTCCAGGTGAGATATCCATTGCACGTAGAATCGGGGCAGCGGAACTCGAACCGCTTAGCCTTGGGATTATCCGAATACATGGGGATTCGAACGGCGGCAGAGCGATTGCGAGCCGATAGGCACAGGTTTACCGGCGCTTCAAACCCCGGCACCAGCCGGCGGTATGAGTTTGTCGTGGGCGCCGCAAAGGCTAAAATCGATGGCGCATGCTTCAGAATACCCCCCACGGCATAAAGCGCCATATCACTCAAGCCGGCATATCCATCGCCGGCAAAGAGCGGCTTGCCGTCTTTCCAGAGGGAAAAGTGACTGTGCATACCGCTACCGTTGTCCTCAAAGATAGGCTTGGGCATGAAGGTCACTGTCTTCCCGTGCTGCTTGGCCACATTGCGGATGATGTATTTGTACCACATGAACTGGTCGGCCATTTTCAAGAGAGGCTGATACAGCATGTCAATTTCAGCCTGTCCCGCCGTTCCCACCTCGTGGTGGTGAGCTTCCACAACAATACCGACTTTTTGCATCTCCTTTACCATCACTCCCCGAAGATCGTGATACGTATCGGTTGGACTTACAGGGAAATATCCCCCCTTGAAGCTCGGTTTATATCCTAGATTAGGCTCTTCAAAACGGGCTGAATTCCAGGCTCCCTCAACGGAGTCGATTTTATACATACCCGTATGCTGATTCTGCTCAAACCGGACTTCATCAAAAATAAAGAACTCTGGTTCAGGTCCGATATAACAGGTATCGGCAATGCCCGTTGACTTCAAATACTCTTCGCCTTTCCGGGCTACATGGCGCGGGTCTCTTGTGTAATCTTCCTTGGTAATGGGGTCTACAATGTTCGCAATTACGCTCACTGTCGGTTCTGCGAAAAAGGTGTCAAGAAACGCCGTGGCGGGATCGGGAACCGCAAGCATGTCTGACATGTGAATGCCCTGCCAGCCCCGAATGGAAGAACCGTCAAAACCGAGTCCATCCTTGAAAGTGTCTTCGTCCAGCGTCTCCACTGGAAAAGAACAGTGCTGCCACGTACCTAACAGATCGACAAATTTCAGGTCGACCATCTCTGCGTTGTTAGAACTGCAAAACTCAAAAAACTCCTTTGGTGTCATGCCTGTTCTCTCCTTTTCTATGTTTTGAGGTTGATTATTCTGAGCCCATCAAGTTTATGGAATCCTATCGATCTTTTTGACAAGAACATCAGAAACATACCTCTAATGCACAAGTCAAAACAGTTAAGTTTAAGGTAGCAAGTTTAAGGAGACACCTGATTATATAAAACATATTTCAGAAATATGGTAGATCATCTTAATAAATTTAATAGAATGTGTACTGCAGCTGATCAGCCAATTGCTGTTGAACCCGTTTCACCTGTCCGTATGCGGATACACTCTTCAATGGGCAGAATAAAGATTTTCCCTCGACCTTTATCGCCGTCCTTTTTAGCTACTTTTGTTATTGCCTCGACAGTTGGCTCTACAAATTCATCGTTTACCGCAATTTCCAATCTGACCTTTTTCAACAGGGTGATTTCATGAGAAATACCACGATATACTTCCTGGACTGGGAACTCTTTCCCCTGCCCCTTGGCATTGGTAACCGTGAACTTGTAGATTTCCTTTTTCAAGAGCTCCTCTTTAATATAAGGAAGCTCCTCTGGCTGGATAATTGCTATAATCAATTTCATAACTTTACTCCTTCAATTTCTCTATTCTACGGTAAAAATCTGAAAACCAGCATACGATTCCATATCGTGCTCTCCAATATCTAAACCGAGTATTTCTTCTTCCTCTGAGACACGCAATCCCATAACAAGTTTTACAACTTGAAAAATGATATTTGCACCAACAAAACAGAACAGAGCATAAGCTCCAACACCTATCGCCTGGGTGCCCAGCTGGTAATCAGTGCTAAAAATGCCAACAGCTAACGTACCCCAGATACCGCAAGCCAAATGAACCGAAATAGCACCAACAGGATCATCGATCTTCATTTTATCCAGCTGTATGACAGCAACCACAACAATGGCTCCTGCTATCAAACCGACAACAACTGAATACATCGGGCTGATGCAATCTGCCCCGGCTGTAATTCCCACCAAACCGGCCAACGAGCCGTTAAGTATCATGGATAGATCAGGCTTCTTTGAAATAATCCAAGATGTCCCCATGGCACCAATCACGCCTGCGGCAGCGGCTAACGTCGTTGTAACAAATACAAACGAAACGGCACCGGGGTCTGCCGAAAGCACCGATCCGCCATTAAACCCATACCAGCCAAACCACAAGAGGAATACGCCGATAGTTGCAAGAGGCATGTTATGACCCAGAATAGGTTTAATCTTACCTTTCCTGGAATATTTCCCCAGACGCGGTCCCAGCGTATAAGCACCCACCAGCGCTGCCCATCCACCGACACTATGAACCAGTGTTGAACCTGCAAAATCATGGAAGTTTTTATCAGCTAGCCATCCTCCACCCCAAGTCCAAGAACCTACAATCGGATAGACAAAGGCGACATAAACTGTTGAGAACACTAAAAAGCTGCTAAGCTTGATTCTTTCGGCAACTGCTCCTGATACAATCGTCGCTGCCGTTGCTGCAAACATGGCCTGGAAGATAAAATCAGTCCAATAGGTATAGGCACCGTCTGCATACCCTATTAACCCTGCAGCACCTTCTGGAGCACTAATTCCAAAACCAGCAAAGCCGAAGATTCCGGAAGAGCCTTCAGTAAAGCCTGGATACATTAGATTGAACCCGCAAACAGCATAAGTCAAAATGCCGATAGCAATAATACTCATATTCTTGAATAGGATATTAACTGTGTTCTTTGCCTGGGTAAGACCTGACTCCAGTGTTGCAAAACCCAAATGCATGATAAACACCAAAAAGGCCGCCACTAACATCCAGGTGTTATTTATAGTAAAGATGGCATCTGCAGCTGTAGGCTCACCATTAGCAAAAAGGAAAGAACCACCTAGCAAGAATACCACCAAGAATATGTTTTTAATTTTCATGCTCTAATCTCCAATTAAAAGCTAACCCCGAAAACAAGAAATGATGTTTGCTGATCTGGATTAATTATGTACGATGCTGTGAAGTTATCTCTACTGGCAGAGACACCAATACTAACCGGTGCAAATTCTCCATCAGTACTATATACACCATCACCCAATCCCAATGAAAGCGCACCATATGTCAATTCAAGATAGATTGAATTATCGTCATCTCCACTTACATTAGCTGCAGTTAGGACACTGACTGTTCCGAGATCCATTCCAGCACTGACCTCTAAGATGTGCTTATCTAAATTGAAAAGAGAATCTTCTCCTGCATATGCAGGAAAGAAATAATCTGTCAACGTCAGCCCAACAGGTCCTACAGTTGTTGAAGCATACAGATCGCATTCATTTCCACTGGGATCTGAAGGACCCGGACTTATGGACCAAGATCCCCAAGCACCAATTGTCACTGGACCGAGTGAAGTTTCAATAGTGGGCTGAACAGCTGCATTGCCAAAATCTGTGCCGCGCCAGACATTACGACTGACAACATCTGCTCCGAAACTCACTTGAGCATTTGCCACTGAGAGGTTCAGTGCCGCAACCACTACTGTTGCTGATAATAGGTGTATTCTTCTATGTAGTATCAGCTTTTTCCTCATTTCTTTGCTCCTATTTATCCTAATTGAATTATCAACAATATTATTATATCGTTTAAATGTTGACATAATATTATTAATATAAATACCAATATAACAAGAATTATTTATGTAATATTAAAATATACCTAAATTTTATAACTTATAGCGCTATTCCGGCCATATATGACCAATGCCGCATGGGTGGAAAAATATTGAATGATTATATAACGACCACTCGAACAGTGAAACAGTTCATCACAACCCTTCCGAAATCCAAATTGCTGTATCCCAACCGATAGCGATGGCAGCCGTCAGTCCGGGAGAGTCAATCCCGACGAGGTTAATCCATCCGGGATAACCCGAATTGTCTTCATGCTGGATATAAAAGTCCGAATATGTACCTTCTGGTACCACCAGTTTTGGACGAATCCCGGCAAAATCGGGCGTTAAATCCTCTTGCTTAAGATCCGGTAAATACCGTTTAGCTTCTTTATAGAAAAAGTCTTTGTCTTCTTCCTGTACACTGTACTCTTCCTTCCGCTCAGGAAGCCAATCGACACTGGGCCCAAGCTTTACATCCCCTCCAGCGTCAAAGCTAGTATGAATTCCAAGGGAATCATCGTTAACATCCGGGAGAGGATAAATCAGATGCTGAAGCCGATTTCGCCACACTGGAGCCAGCTTAAAGTATGAGCCCTTGGAAAAGTGCTGGACCGGTCTGTTGGTATCATCCATACCCCACAGCATTTCCGCCACTCGATCGCTATACAATCCGGCGGCATTCACCACCCAGTTTGCAGTTACCTTGTAACGTGCTTCACCGGGACTTTTCACGGAAATGGAGTATGAATTTCCTTTCGGCTCAACAGCCATGGTCTGTGCATTGAGCAGAAGATCGTGATCACTATCCTCAGAGATTCGATAGAAGGCAGCCATGAGCTCATGAGCAGAGACGATACCCGTGCATCCTACAAACAGTGCCGACGCCACAGATATCTCCGGCTCCACTACGGCTACCTGCTTTTGATCTAGGAGCGACAACTCTGGTACATCATTGGCTTGAGCATTTTCATAGAGCACTTGAAGGTCTTCCTCTTGTCCTTCCTGAGCAACTACAAGCTTCCCGCAACGGCTGTACCAGATATCATTTTCACGACAGAAAGGGTAGAGCTTATCTCTCCCCAGCCGACAGTATCTGGCTTTTAACGAATCAGGAGGGTAGTAGATACCGGAGTGGACTACCTCGCTGTTGCGGCTGGAGGTCCCACGCCCAAAAGCTTCTTCTCTCTCAATTATCAGTACCGATTTAATCCCCTTTTCTGCCAGACCCCGCGCAACGGCCAGTCCTACCACACCGGCACCAATAATCACTACCTCATAATCTGCTGCCATATCTGCTATTCAATAGCCAGCCGTGTCTCCTCTTTGAACGTAGTCATAACAATCATGGTGTGCGTTCGGATAACGCCTACCCACGACTGTATTTTCCGCAACATTCCTTCCAGTTCTGATGTATCGTGGAGCCGTACCTTTAGGATATGAGACCCTTCACCGGTTATGGAGTGACACTCAAGTATTTCATCGGATTCTTTTGCGTGGCGAACCAATTCTTCATAATAATCGGAAGACGACATGACCACCAGAATGAAAGCGGTAACATCGTAGCCTATCTTTTTGGAATCAACTACCGCCCGGAAATCATGAATGTACCCCGCCTCCACGAGCTTTTTGATTCGTTCTGCTGTGGCCGGTACAGACATATCCAACTGTTCAGACGCATCTTTTGCCGTCATTCGGCCGTCTGCCTGCATAAGCTTAAGGAGTTTCTTGTCTTTATCATCCAACATAGTGTGCAAACTTATTTACTTATATAAGGAAATCCACGAATATTTTAAATATTACACGTTTCATGTAAAATTAGTTTTGTTTTAAGTCCTCGGCCCTTCCAAAATACCGGGGACTTATTTATAGTTTGATGTACAGATATAAAAAAAGGGGCAGCCAGCAGGTGCCCCTTTTTATTATCGGTGTTACCTAAAACGGAAGATCGTCCTCATCACCACCTTCGGGCTGGGGAGGAGCATCACTGCTCTCTTTCCCTTTTCCCCCAAGTAATGTGAAGTTATTAACGACCACCTCTGTCTGATAGCGTTTGATACCGTCCTTATCTTCCCAGGACCGTGTTCTCAACCGACCATCAAGATATACAAGCTTTCCTTTCGCAAATAATTTAACAGCATTTTCAGCCTGCTTGCCAAATAACACACAACGATGCCATTCTGTCTGATCTTTTTGTACACCTTCCTTATCGCGCCACCCAGTATTTGTTGCTACACTGAAGTTCAGCACAGCATCACCGGAAGGGAGATACCTGCTTTCAGGATCACTTCCCAAGTGACCTATTAGGATTGTTTTATTTACGCTTCCGCGATCAATAGCCATAACGTTTCTCCTTTTTGTTTAGTTACATTTTAAAGTGTTAATTGCGGGAATATGATTTCAGAAAAAAGCATAAGTCAAGAACTTTTTATTTTCGGCTGCCTAAAGATACCATCTTTATAAAAGATGTTATCTTTCTTTTTTTGTTAACAATACAAAAATGGGGACGCTCCACATGGAAGCACCCCCATTTCTGTCATTTCTATGTAAAACGTATTACTTCATCAACACCAGTTTGCGGGTCTCGGTGAAAGCAACCTCACCGGTAGCATTGCTTCGGGCTGTAATCTGATAGATATACACGCCTGTAGTCACCAACGCACCCCGATCGTTCTTACCGTTCCAGGTGGCCCGGTAGAACCCAGGTTCGTGCTCACCTGTTACCAGTGACCGTACTTTCTGACCCAGCAGGTTGTAGATGTCAATCTTCACATCAGCAATCTCCGGGACGTCATACGGTAACGCAGTTACAGGATTGAACGGGTTCGGGAAGTTCTGGTGCAGAGCAAAGACATCAGGAATGGCTCCGCCGTCAGCAATACCAACACCATCATCTACCACCATCTGTACAGCGATTACATGTTCGCTGAAATAGGTGGAAACCACGATATAAGCATCGTAGGTACCTTCCTCCAGATCACCGGAATTCATGAGAACTTCAATCTCGTCAGCCTCACCAGGATCGAGCGCACCG contains:
- a CDS encoding RpiB/LacA/LacB family sugar-phosphate isomerase yields the protein MKIAVSTDERTSLVNTILKDLGERGHEVIYFGPEGDDSVDWPEVTHQAATLVTGGGADEGIVMCWTGTGASIAANKVNGIRAALCYDAETAKGARTWNHANVLALSLRATSEPLVKEILDAWFDTPYSDDEWNLKQIERIRKLEQEQSEDPGA
- a CDS encoding alpha/beta hydrolase-fold protein; its protein translation is MRRITSILLTLSLTTGLLSAGKLRFVIDYPQERDGKLMEGRVLLLLAKDGAKEPRFQITYHANTGLVYGVDAMGPQPKKGVVIDSTVFGYPIESLDNIPAGEYWVQGLLHTYETFNLKTGHTVKLPVDNGEGQRWNRSPGNLYSKPQKMFLDPGKKKTVNITLDQVIPPIEPPEDTEYIKHVRIQSKLLTEFWDRPIYLGAHVLLPEGFDEHSEAKYPLMIFHGHYPHDFGGFRTDPPDPDLEPQYSARFDWEGYNRTVQEHEYQLYEDWTSPDFPRVLVIEIQHQNPYYDDSYAVNSANLGPYGDAITYELIPYIEEKFRGIGEGWARFLYGGSTGGWEALAVQVFYPDEYNGCFAACPDPIDFRAYCLVNIYEDENAYYRSGSFKQVATPAHRNYLGEVNATVEQMNHMELAIGTNSRSGDQWDIWQAVYSPMGPDGYPKPIWDKYTGEIDKKVADYWRENYDLRYVLERDWGEIGHKLKGKIHVYCGDMDNYYLNNAVYLMEEFLEGTTNPYYNGEVDYGDRAEHCWNGDHTHPNALSRLRYNQMFIPEAVERMEKTAPPGADLRSWRY
- a CDS encoding M28 family metallopeptidase; the encoded protein is MIKRAYSTIPKLTVGLLVLYLLGCAASPGLRREGTGATPVSSVYQAAAVQLISAALADSFAYNRLAELTDSFGPRFSGTKNLEDAIDWILEEMRQDGFENVRGEEVMIPRWVRGNEWARLEAPWKKELAMLGLGGSVATPAEGITAEVLVVGSFEELEKRADEAEGKIVLFNVPFTNYGETVRYRYAGASAAAKAGGVASLIRSVGPFSMNTPHTGGMSYEEDVPKIPHAAITVEDAAMLGRTAKRGERIVVTLYMEAHFEDDVPSRNVVAELVGREKPEEIVVLGGHIDSWDVGQGAMDDGGGCVAAWQAVKLMQDLGLRPRRTVRVVLWTNEENGLRGGNGYRDAHREELDNHILAMESDAGVFKPEGFGFSGSPEALSIIRKIAQLLQPIGAGEIKEKGGGADIGPIMKEGVPGMGLNVDGSNYFWYHHTNADTMDKLDPHEMNLCVAAMAVMAYVVADMPKELPR
- the glnA gene encoding type I glutamate--ammonia ligase — encoded protein: MTPKEFFEFCSSNNAEMVDLKFVDLLGTWQHCSFPVETLDEDTFKDGLGFDGSSIRGWQGIHMSDMLAVPDPATAFLDTFFAEPTVSVIANIVDPITKEDYTRDPRHVARKGEEYLKSTGIADTCYIGPEPEFFIFDEVRFEQNQHTGMYKIDSVEGAWNSARFEEPNLGYKPSFKGGYFPVSPTDTYHDLRGVMVKEMQKVGIVVEAHHHEVGTAGQAEIDMLYQPLLKMADQFMWYKYIIRNVAKQHGKTVTFMPKPIFEDNGSGMHSHFSLWKDGKPLFAGDGYAGLSDMALYAVGGILKHAPSILAFAAPTTNSYRRLVPGFEAPVNLCLSARNRSAAVRIPMYSDNPKAKRFEFRCPDSTCNGYLTWTAMLMAVIDGIQNKIDPGKPLDRDIYEMKPDEMEGYSHTPGSLEEALDALENDHAFLAEGGVFTDDLIETWIEWKREEELAPLAQRPHPYEFYLYYDA
- a CDS encoding P-II family nitrogen regulator encodes the protein MKLIIAIIQPEELPYIKEELLKKEIYKFTVTNAKGQGKEFPVQEVYRGISHEITLLKKVRLEIAVNDEFVEPTVEAITKVAKKDGDKGRGKIFILPIEECIRIRTGETGSTAIG
- a CDS encoding ammonium transporter, which translates into the protein MKIKNIFLVVFLLGGSFLFANGEPTAADAIFTINNTWMLVAAFLVFIMHLGFATLESGLTQAKNTVNILFKNMSIIAIGILTYAVCGFNLMYPGFTEGSSGIFGFAGFGISAPEGAAGLIGYADGAYTYWTDFIFQAMFAATAATIVSGAVAERIKLSSFLVFSTVYVAFVYPIVGSWTWGGGWLADKNFHDFAGSTLVHSVGGWAALVGAYTLGPRLGKYSRKGKIKPILGHNMPLATIGVFLLWFGWYGFNGGSVLSADPGAVSFVFVTTTLAAAAGVIGAMGTSWIISKKPDLSMILNGSLAGLVGITAGADCISPMYSVVVGLIAGAIVVVAVIQLDKMKIDDPVGAISVHLACGIWGTLAVGIFSTDYQLGTQAIGVGAYALFCFVGANIIFQVVKLVMGLRVSEEEEILGLDIGEHDMESYAGFQIFTVE
- a CDS encoding NAD(P)/FAD-dependent oxidoreductase gives rise to the protein MAADYEVVIIGAGVVGLAVARGLAEKGIKSVLIIEREEAFGRGTSSRNSEVVHSGIYYPPDSLKARYCRLGRDKLYPFCRENDIWYSRCGKLVVAQEGQEEDLQVLYENAQANDVPELSLLDQKQVAVVEPEISVASALFVGCTGIVSAHELMAAFYRISEDSDHDLLLNAQTMAVEPKGNSYSISVKSPGEARYKVTANWVVNAAGLYSDRVAEMLWGMDDTNRPVQHFSKGSYFKLAPVWRNRLQHLIYPLPDVNDDSLGIHTSFDAGGDVKLGPSVDWLPERKEEYSVQEEDKDFFYKEAKRYLPDLKQEDLTPDFAGIRPKLVVPEGTYSDFYIQHEDNSGYPGWINLVGIDSPGLTAAIAIGWDTAIWISEGL
- a CDS encoding Lrp/AsnC family transcriptional regulator, with amino-acid sequence MLDDKDKKLLKLMQADGRMTAKDASEQLDMSVPATAERIKKLVEAGYIHDFRAVVDSKKIGYDVTAFILVVMSSSDYYEELVRHAKESDEILECHSITGEGSHILKVRLHDTSELEGMLRKIQSWVGVIRTHTMIVMTTFKEETRLAIE
- a CDS encoding single-stranded DNA-binding protein; protein product: MAIDRGSVNKTILIGHLGSDPESRYLPSGDAVLNFSVATNTGWRDKEGVQKDQTEWHRCVLFGKQAENAVKLFAKGKLVYLDGRLRTRSWEDKDGIKRYQTEVVVNNFTLLGGKGKESSDAPPQPEGGDEDDLPF